In a genomic window of Scyliorhinus torazame isolate Kashiwa2021f chromosome 5, sScyTor2.1, whole genome shotgun sequence:
- the LOC140419228 gene encoding uncharacterized protein isoform X2, giving the protein MCKGIRRGFTDRNLSKLLHHNVTASLDSSGSEHYRPLNASVCISVSQGVRRGGFAVGKLKTNITSGSEYHRILHMQENSNASSAEKCGDCEQGFRSLSELETHQPSHTGERLFTCPECGKGFTWSSNLLRHQRVHSGETPFTCPECGKEFTRSSGLQQNQRVHTRERPFTCSKCGKGFTDSSTLLKYQQVHTDERPFKCVDCERCYKSSFNLMRHERAHTDERPFRCSDYGTGFRQSSELIVHQRIHTGERPFTCSKCGKGFSDSSTLLKHLQVHTEARPFQCTDCGKCYKSPVDLMHHQLGLTDETPFRCSHCGTGFRQSPQLAVHQRIHTRERPFTCFECGKGFTQSSTLQRHQRVHTGERPFPCFVCGKRFTRLSILTSHQCVCK; this is encoded by the exons atgtgcaag GGTATTAGAAGAGGATTTACAGACCGGAACTTGAGCAAACTCTTACATCACAATGTGACAgcttcactcgattcatcaggaagTGAACATTATCGTCCTTTGAACGCAAGTGTTTGCATTTCAG tttcacagggtgttcgaaggggaggatttgcagttgggaaactgaaaacaaacatcacatcaggatctgaatatcatcggatttTGCACATGCAAGAAAATAGCAATGCTAGCAGTGCggagaaatgtggggactgtgagcaGGGATTCAGATCCCTGTCGGAGCTGGAAACCCATCAgcccagtcacactggggagagactgttcacctgcccagagtgtgggaagggattcacctggtcatccaatctgctgagacaccagcgagttcatagtggggagactccattcacctgcccagagtgtgggaaggaattcactcgatcatcagggcTGCAACaaaaccagcgggttcacactagggagaggccattcacctgctccaagtgtggaaagggatttactgaTTCTTCCACTCTGTTGAAATACCAGCAGGTTCACacggatgagagaccttttaaatgtgtagACTGTGAGAGGTGCTATAAAAGTTCCTTCAACCTAATGCGTCATGAGCGagctcacactgatgagagaccgttcaggtgctcggaCTATGGAACTGGGTTCAGGCAGTCATCGGAACTCATtgtacaccagcggattcacactggggagaggccattcacctgctccaagtgtggaaagggattcagcgattcatccaccctgctgaaacaCCTGCAGGTTCACACTGAAGCAAGACCATTTCAATGCactgactgtgggaagtgctataaaagtcctGTTGACCTGATGCACCATCAGCTTGGTCTCACTGATGAGacaccattcaggtgctctcactgtgggacagggtTCAGGCAATCACCTCAACTGgctgtacaccagcgaattcacaccagggagaggccattcacctgcttcgagtgtgggaaaggattcactcagtcatccactctgcaaagacaccagcgagttcacactggggagagaccgttcccctgcttcgtgtgtgggaagagattcactcggttgtccATTCTCACAAGTCACCAGTGTGTTTGCAAATAA
- the LOC140419228 gene encoding uncharacterized protein isoform X1, whose product MAMESGFFFASIICKRRLTICRVREIAGKVGNAAQAHCGIRRGFTDRNLSKLLHHNVTASLDSSGSEHYRPLNASVCISVSQGVRRGGFAVGKLKTNITSGSEYHRILHMQENSNASSAEKCGDCEQGFRSLSELETHQPSHTGERLFTCPECGKGFTWSSNLLRHQRVHSGETPFTCPECGKEFTRSSGLQQNQRVHTRERPFTCSKCGKGFTDSSTLLKYQQVHTDERPFKCVDCERCYKSSFNLMRHERAHTDERPFRCSDYGTGFRQSSELIVHQRIHTGERPFTCSKCGKGFSDSSTLLKHLQVHTEARPFQCTDCGKCYKSPVDLMHHQLGLTDETPFRCSHCGTGFRQSPQLAVHQRIHTRERPFTCFECGKGFTQSSTLQRHQRVHTGERPFPCFVCGKRFTRLSILTSHQCVCK is encoded by the exons GGTATTAGAAGAGGATTTACAGACCGGAACTTGAGCAAACTCTTACATCACAATGTGACAgcttcactcgattcatcaggaagTGAACATTATCGTCCTTTGAACGCAAGTGTTTGCATTTCAG tttcacagggtgttcgaaggggaggatttgcagttgggaaactgaaaacaaacatcacatcaggatctgaatatcatcggatttTGCACATGCAAGAAAATAGCAATGCTAGCAGTGCggagaaatgtggggactgtgagcaGGGATTCAGATCCCTGTCGGAGCTGGAAACCCATCAgcccagtcacactggggagagactgttcacctgcccagagtgtgggaagggattcacctggtcatccaatctgctgagacaccagcgagttcatagtggggagactccattcacctgcccagagtgtgggaaggaattcactcgatcatcagggcTGCAACaaaaccagcgggttcacactagggagaggccattcacctgctccaagtgtggaaagggatttactgaTTCTTCCACTCTGTTGAAATACCAGCAGGTTCACacggatgagagaccttttaaatgtgtagACTGTGAGAGGTGCTATAAAAGTTCCTTCAACCTAATGCGTCATGAGCGagctcacactgatgagagaccgttcaggtgctcggaCTATGGAACTGGGTTCAGGCAGTCATCGGAACTCATtgtacaccagcggattcacactggggagaggccattcacctgctccaagtgtggaaagggattcagcgattcatccaccctgctgaaacaCCTGCAGGTTCACACTGAAGCAAGACCATTTCAATGCactgactgtgggaagtgctataaaagtcctGTTGACCTGATGCACCATCAGCTTGGTCTCACTGATGAGacaccattcaggtgctctcactgtgggacagggtTCAGGCAATCACCTCAACTGgctgtacaccagcgaattcacaccagggagaggccattcacctgcttcgagtgtgggaaaggattcactcagtcatccactctgcaaagacaccagcgagttcacactggggagagaccgttcccctgcttcgtgtgtgggaagagattcactcggttgtccATTCTCACAAGTCACCAGTGTGTTTGCAAATAA